GCCACCGGCATCAGCAAGCGGTAACGGTCCCTGGGGCCGATGATCTCCAGCAAGGGATAGTGCGCCGGCAGCCCCCGCGCCTTCAGCCACGCCTTGAGGGCGGAGTACGCCTTGAGGGAGGCCACCGCATGGTAGGCATTCACCTCGACACTCACCGCCATCTGCCGCGGCCAAACCCCTTGCTGCAAGCCCGCAGGCACCGGGCTGCCGGGGTTCACCAGCACCCCCACCCGCGCCGTCACGGCGGCGGATTGGCCCCCTTGCTCATGCTCGATGAGGGTCATGACCGAAACCGGCGTCAGCCCCGCTGACAGCAAGCGCTTTTTCAGCGCCTCCCGGGCCTTCACCATATCCGGATAACGGCCAGCAAATGGCTCATAAACATAGAGATAGGGGCCCATTGTCGCCCTATCCACCGTCGCCTGGCGGAAGACCCCCAGCCACAGCAGGGTAAACAGGAGCATGGCCAGGAAGGCCACGAAGGGCCATAACCAGCCCTTGCGCCAGTCGCGCCGGGGTACCTTTCGCGCTACCGGTTCATCGGTCATCCGCCCACTCCTCCCAAAGGGTTTTCCAGGAAAAACAAGGGCCCGGGTCCCATTTTCGCCCAGGGGCGATATCCGCGTGCCCCACCACACGCTCCCGCGACAGAGCCGGAAAGAGCGTTTGCAAATCCCGCCCCAAGTGCCCCAAGGTCCGGTATTGCTCCGCTGTAAAAGGCCGCGTCGCCGCCCCTTCCAATTCTACCCCGATACTATAATCATTGCAGGCCGGACGCCCCGCCCATTGGGATTGACCGGCGTGCCAGGCGCGCTGGAAAACGCCGACATGCTGCCATAATGCGCCGTCGCGGGGGATGAAAAAATGGGCCGAGACCCGCAGGTGGCGGATCCCGTCATAATAGGGGTGGCGGTCGAAATCCAGCTCGCCCAGGAAAAAGCGCTGCACGTCCCCGCTGCCGAAGGTGTCCGGCGGCAGGCTGATGGCATGAACGACCAGCAGATCCACGGCGGTGGGCGGGCGTTCGTCAAAAAACGGCGATGGCGCGCGCCGGGCCGCCCCATGCCAGCCCTGAGCGTCGAAAACGCTCACGGCTGCTCCTCACCGGGCAGATCTTTCACCGACTCCACCAAGCGATGCAGGGCCTGGGGCCGCGCCTCCACCTGCAAGGGCCGCAGATAGCGGCCATCCTTGAAAAGAAAGAGCGCCGGCAGGTGATAAACCTCGAACTCCTGGGTCAGCCCCATGTCGATACCGGCATCCACCTCCCAGACACGCAGATCCTCGCGGGTCATCTCATACTCCCGCAGCAAACCTCGCCAGATGCGGCAGGAATGGCAACCCG
This sequence is a window from Acidithiobacillus ferridurans. Protein-coding genes within it:
- the ampD gene encoding 1,6-anhydro-N-acetylmuramyl-L-alanine amidase AmpD, with product MSVFDAQGWHGAARRAPSPFFDERPPTAVDLLVVHAISLPPDTFGSGDVQRFFLGELDFDRHPYYDGIRHLRVSAHFFIPRDGALWQHVGVFQRAWHAGQSQWAGRPACNDYSIGVELEGAATRPFTAEQYRTLGHLGRDLQTLFPALSRERVVGHADIAPGRKWDPGPCFSWKTLWEEWADDR
- a CDS encoding thioredoxin domain-containing protein gives rise to the protein MEKISELGFWQRMAAERGLIILFFSSAGCHSCRIWRGLLREYEMTREDLRVWEVDAGIDMGLTQEFEVYHLPALFLFKDGRYLRPLQVEARPQALHRLVESVKDLPGEEQP